AAAAACCAATTTTCCTAATATTATAATATCTGAGGAGGATTGATTAATATGGCATAGCAAGTAagaaactatatatatacattaacACATAAATTCAACGAATCATTCCCAATAATCCATAATTGAACAAAAGAGATTATTAATGATGGTCAATTAATGAGTATTCTTGCAAATTCTCAGCTACACAGAAATTCCAAACAGATTGCATGGATTCACACCCAAGTAATTCCTCtgtcaattaattaattcccCAGTTTCACACCATTTCCAAGAAACATTAATTAGTTACTTACAAAATTTAAACTTCATCATCAAGTCCCATGAATTCAAAAGAATATTAATCCTTCAACAAAAACATTAAGCTAGCTGCCAGAGATGACCATATCAAAGAAGAAAACCCTAACCCTAAATACTCTGAGACAGAAAGTGATCATATTCATCCATTTCTTGATGCACCGATCAATGAAATTAAGCATAAATTATGTGCTAAGCTGAAATCAGAATAAGAACCAACAGACCAATAACAAATAGAATTTAAAACAAGGGAAcgttataatttaaaataaattgttccTCCATTAGTTAAAACTAGTGATTTTAcatgattatatattataaaagaaaaatgaaaagaaaaaagacaaaGATAGAGTCTACGTAACTATGAAGTGGgtttatatataaagaaaaccACAAACTTCACATTTCAGTATTAAGTAAAATCAAGAAATAAAACATACCCATTAGTTAACTGATAAAGCTAATTAAGGTAGCGAAATAATCGATATGCAAACACTTGACATTTGATTTCTACTCCCCCTTTGGCTCCTTTAGCATTTGGGAAGGCAACATATCTTGAAGAAGGCCATGGTCTCTAGCCAAAGAAAAGGAAGAGGGGCAAAAGGGTGGTCTTTCTTGAATCATGGGAGCAAGAGGTAATGAATGATTAGTAATACTGCTACTGGTGAAACTCATAGGTACTGTTAATGGAGACAAGTTACTGAAATAGGGTTGTGTTTGATGTTGTTGTTCTTGTTGCTGCTGCTGATGCCGATAGTTCTGAAACATTCGTGGTGTGATGAAATGGGATGCAGCAGCACTACAAATTCCGCCGCCACCAACACCGCCCAAAGCGGTGGTCTCCGGCAGAATCCCGAAGCTGCCACGGGGCGTTATGGGGCAGGGATGTGTGTGTGTACCTTCATATGTTGTGACTACAATGGTCGGATCCTCAGACGAtctttcaactctttttttCACACCGCAAGATGTACTTGTGCAGCGGTAGTAGCTCCTATATTTTGCATagaaatcaaattaataatGGTTTACCAAGATTTTGTTGCAATCAATAAATGTACAGACGATGATATACATACACAGAGCGTATCACTTTTTCCCATATCGGCTTATAAGTATTCATAGAAGCAAGAAAACATGCGAGTATTtatatatgaaaagttgaataAAGAGTGTACCTACGTATGTATACAATTTTGCGTGCGTGTTTGAATATATACCTTGGAAAAGGGCTGTTTTTCACAGCTTTCTGACCATACTTTCTCCATCTATAGCCATCATCCAAGTGATCGATTTCACTCTTTGTCATGAACGCAAATCTCGGTTCTCTTGGCCTTTTTTGGTTCTTCTTTTTGAGTTTCAGTCTAAAGTTAGagaaaaaatacattaaaataaataaaaataccatCTTTTCTTGACTAAACaataataaattgaaaagaaaagaaaaaacaaaaaattattgagGGATCAAACCACTCGATCTTTTCACACAAATCGGATCGTGAATGAATAATAAAAAGTAGGAAACCCCATTAGCCACAAAGATCTCCCAACATCTTTTCTGTGATTTTTTAGAGAACATAATGATGGTGCAATCTTGATTTACGTCGGAGGAAAAATATTCAGCCcatctttattttgaaaaaaatgaaaataaacaaCAGCTTACTGTTTCTTAATCTTATCTTGATCTTGCTGTTGGTCttgatcttcttcttcaacAGTTTCAGCCCTCTTCGAATCTTCATTTGCCGGTGCTGCCTCCGTTGAAGACGAGGATATCGAAGACGAATTTGGCGTAGCCGGAGTGTTGACCACCTCAGAATATTCCGGCAGCGGCGCCTGCGACGACTGCAGCGGGATCAAACAAGGGGGGGCCGCAATACTCTGAAGCATCAAATCATCGAACATGTAAGAAGGGTTGCCAAAATCTTGAAAGCTGGCGAAGTCTATGAACCCCAGCGAGCTTTTCTGATTATTAACAACGGATGATATGTCGAACAAGGCGCTGTTTGGCAGTGAAAAGCTCGTCTCAGGAATCATGGCGGACTGATCTGAAAATGCTGCGCTTCGGAGTGAATTCTCTGCTTTGATTTCAGGCTCtaattctttcttttcttccatTGATTCTGGTTAAAAGAAGCATGGATTCTCTTTGATTTGGTGGTGtgagaaagagagagagagagaaagagagagaTTTGTTTTCTGGGGTTTTCTAGTGTGAAGCGAGACTTTCTTAAGGTTCCTTCTTTTTGGACAGCAGGCTGGACCCGCGTAGGTTTTTGTTCTCTTATACTCTCTTTATTTCTTTGGCCATCTTAtccttatttttctttttctttctaaatggttatttattattttagtgGACTTGGTGAAAACCccacaaatattatttattgagTGTTAGAATCTATAATATATACTTGAATTAAGCTTTTAATTCCGTGGACATAGATTAGGTCTAATCACTAGTCGCCCTCACAGTTTTATTACTTCATgactttaatatatatatatcaagattaattatcaatatatatgtttaaGAATTCTTTTGTTgagaatttataattttttctaaaataggtctcttgtgagatgatctcacgaatatttatctgtgagacgggtcaatcctaccgatattcacaataaaaagtaatactcttagcataaaaagtaataatttttcatggatgacccaaataagatattcgtatcacaaaatacgatccgtgagaccgtctctctcaaacaagtttttgccttttttctAATGAGTCATATTTCAATTGTTGGTGACACTAAACAATTACTTTATAATCATTCGGTTGATAAATCACCTCCTTCAATAACCTGGATCGAGGTTTAGTTTTATTGAAAATGACTGATATCTAAAGAAGAATAAACGTGTAAAAAATAGGACGGCCATAAGCCTGTATTtttgacaaatgatatatgcaCCGTctcaattttagaaaattgagatatGCATGAGCCTCTTTTTTTTTACTCTGAATCTCCCAATCAACTCATTGATGGTTTGAAAAATGTCTATAAATAAAACTGTTTGAGGTCCTAAGTACACACTTAATAAGAACAAAAATACATCATATACAGAGAGAGTTGAATTGATTAGAAGGCTTCAATTGGAGGAAAACAAAATTCTTACAAATTATTCAACGGCCTGTGGTAATACTCGATCTATTTTCgcatattattttatcatatttatagaTGTGTAGAAATAATTTTGATGAGAAAAACTGTAACACAAGAAACGAAGGTCGTTTTCCGGAAGAATTGAAAGGAAAATattcatctctttttttttccgacctttgagaaaataaaaaccTTCCTCTTTTATATATAGAAGAACGTACGTAGTTTTTATTTGTGCCAGATGGTATAATATATTacaatttgttaatttttacGTAAAAACTCTCTTACCTAATGATCATAGGTAAGagagtttttaaaaattaacaaattgtaaaattttgaagattattAAACAGAAAAGAATGGTAGATTAGTTTTCTTTAATGGGAagtaattttccaaaaaaaggGAGGCCGAGTTGACCGGAAAATACCGGTGACAGTTGGTACGGAATAGACGGGCGGCTGCTGTTTCCTCTTGGCATTTATGGCTATAGCACCGACCCCCGGAAAGTTGTTCATCAAATAAAGTCGACGTTTTCGTTCGTTTGACCGGCAACCTCACGAAATGTGAATGTGTAAACCGAAATACTGTGTCGTCTCAAATCAAGAGGCTTTCTCGGGCTTATAATTTGTTCGACGAtatcacgagtcaattttgtaaaacatatatcttatttggatcactcGTGAAAAATATTACCTATTATATAAcaaaagtattacttattattgtaaatatgaacatgtcTTATAAGAGTAATTTAGAGTATGCGAGCTGAGTCCGACTAACATGGCATATTTAATCGTTTCATGTGTCAAATCCAAATGGCCGGAATTAAGTTTTCCCCCCTTTTGAGGGTttgcttttttattttctacTTTAACGGAGATCTTCATTATGGGCGGAAAAGCAACAGTTTACCTTAatatatctatctatatataatTAATGTCGTTTTTCCCTTACAAAAATTCGTAATTCCATCACCCAATTGAttagtaaatttaaataatatgtaaattGATGCATAAAGCATCGCCATATCACATTTTATTTCTGAGAAGTGGTCACAATCGACTTGGTTTAAAGAAAtacaattatataaaaaaaaaccgtACAATGAATTAATCGATATCATGACATCGATCGATATCGTAGTGAAGTTGGATTTATAGATAGATACAAATCGATGATTTCGATTTGATTTgggatattttttattttttaattaatgggAAATGATGCTTCCTAAAGTTGGGTCCTTTCTATTGCATGATTAATGTAAGATCTATATGGAAACTCTGTGTGTGGGTGGGGGTAGGGGTGGGGGGAGGGATAGGGGAGGGATAGGCCCCTCATCTTTTTAAGCTAATGATAATAGTTGCATTGTCCACACCATGATCAAGTGCACTTATTTTGATAAGATCATTGTAACCAAAGTTATGtgaagtttgaaaatttgcatcaaaataaattgttgATTTTAATAAGATGCGAGAGCCCGTGATTTATACGTTTATTTACGGCGTTTATCGACGAGTTAAagggccaaaaaaaaaaatttaaaacgaaAAAATGGTTTAATGTTTGTTAAAAACATCCAAATAAATCTCTCCCTTTTGCTTTCATAGGAAGCTATATAAATGTGTTCACACATTTGTATACATAATGGGTGGGTGAATCTgacttttaaatattataatataataaacatGAGTGATGatatttgtcttttaaaataattttatctatattttatacaattggTTAATCAATTTGGTTGATGGAAGAATATTAGAAAGAAAGAGGAAAAGGGCTGAAATATGTAGGCACAAAAGGGGTTTTGTTGATGTTATTCATTcaatatattatatgtatattgaGTGGATAAATCATGGTCACTCATTTAATCATAATATACTGATGagtaataatattttgttactCTGTATATTAAGTTGCGATTTATTAGATAACATTATTTATATGAGTAACATCTATCGaatcaagaaaagaaaaaaatagagtGAGCAAGTTTGGGTGAAGCGTGTGAAATAAGAAATGAGGGACTCACATTTGAATTTGACCAGCACGCACATGGATGGACCGGAAACCTGACACAATTTCCGCGTCACCAACTCATTCTCTTCGTTATGCATTGATAgagtcttttttatcattatcgatggactataatgaaatttgacaaattatgaaaggactaaattgatatttgaattgttgaaataataaaaataaaaataaaaatgagtgttgaaattaaaaaaatgtaatattagtatcatataagggtaaaattggaagaaaaatttGGTGCCCTTCATAAGTGGTTACTATCATGTTCTCagctttaataaaatagaatagatatgtctgtatatatgtataagtatgtatgtatggaGACATGGGAGACGATGAATGTTTCGACAAAATCGAGCAGTGAGACGATTGTTCTCTTGTTAAGATCCAACAACCCAACTTTAATTTAGCTATATAAgagtcgttttttttttttgccaacaGTAATGAAACACTAAATTCCAGTCCTATATAATGTTTATCAATACACGTGAGGTTTCATAGTTAGATATATCACCGGCAGTTCTCTAACGGTAGTTTGAAATTCACTCTCATGTCGGATGAGCACAATTGAACGGACAGAAA
This genomic window from Primulina huaijiensis isolate GDHJ02 chromosome 7, ASM1229523v2, whole genome shotgun sequence contains:
- the LOC140980250 gene encoding WRKY transcription factor 71-like, with translation MEEKKELEPEIKAENSLRSAAFSDQSAMIPETSFSLPNSALFDISSVVNNQKSSLGFIDFASFQDFGNPSYMFDDLMLQSIAAPPCLIPLQSSQAPLPEYSEVVNTPATPNSSSISSSSTEAAPANEDSKRAETVEEEDQDQQQDQDKIKKQLKLKKKNQKRPREPRFAFMTKSEIDHLDDGYRWRKYGQKAVKNSPFPRSYYRCTSTSCGVKKRVERSSEDPTIVVTTYEGTHTHPCPITPRGSFGILPETTALGGVGGGGICSAAASHFITPRMFQNYRHQQQQQEQQHQTQPYFSNLSPLTVPMSFTSSSITNHSLPLAPMIQERPPFCPSSFSLARDHGLLQDMLPSQMLKEPKGE